A window of Sphingobacterium kitahiroshimense genomic DNA:
CATTTGAGAAATCACAATTAGTCCAAAAAGAATTCGATGATTTTGATTGTGTTTTCCATTTGATGGGGCTTGCTGCTGATGAAGGACAGCAAAAATTTATGAATAAACTGATTGATCAAGACAGTGTGCGACAGTTTCTCATTGCCTACACATATTGGAGATCTGATGGTCTTAATTTTTCAAAAAGTCTGGAATGGTATGCCGATCCGAAGGCCGTAGATCCCGTGATTAAGAGTACAGCATTACCAGAAGATTTCAGAAAAACAAAATTTATTAAAAGTGAAAAAGGGATGTATTTACATGTTTATGTCCCAACCGATGAGGGAATTCTTCAGCTGACACTAGATCTGCATAAACTGAACGCTTATTTTTGGGCTGGAAATCCAGGAACCCGGGCATATTTTGAAGTATATGATGCCAATGGAATATGTTTGATTTATCCTGATGAAAAACAAATAGGAAAAAAAAGAATAAAGAGCTGGAAGCAATATCCTGTGAAAAATAATCTGGTCATGTCAGACTATATTCTGATGGAAGTTCTGTTGGATGAATATAAATTCAAAGGAACATTTGAAAATAATCGATTATTTGTGAATGTGCTATTGATGCTGACAGAAGATGATGTACGTGATATTAGTAACAAGACATTCCTTCTAGGTGCTATAGGTATTGCTACCATGTTATTTTTTATGTTTTTGCTTGACATTCAAAATAGAAAAGCGAAGCGATTGCGGCTAAAAAATCTGGAATATCAAAAAGAAGATGCTTTGCTTCGCTTTGAAAATTTGAAACGGAAAGTAGATCCACATTTTCTGTTTAATGCTTTGGGATCCCTACAGCAATTAATTGGCAAAGATCCGGCTCAAGCAAAAGTTTTTGTTGGGAAGATGGCAAAAGTATACCGGAAGTTTTTAAGTGGTGATGAGTCAGGTCTAGCAACGATAAGAGAAGAATTGGCACTTGCAGAGGAATATTTTTTCATGCAAAAAATACGTTTTGGAGATACCTTAAGTCCATTGAAAATCAACGTCACTCCAGAGGTCATATCTTTATTTATTCCGAAATTCAGTTTGCAGATTTTAATTGAAAATGCCATCAAACACAATGAACTTCGTAAGGAGCAGCCATTATCAATTACGATTGAAGAGCAGGAAGGAAGATTGGTCGTTCGTAATACTGTATTGTTCAAAAACCCGGATATGGACGCCGCAGGTTATGGAACCAAAATGATAGCACATGTTTACGATTTTTACCAGGTACAAGGGTTTGAAATCCAGTATCATGATGCTGATTTTATTGTATATCTACCATTCATCCATATTGACAGTCGATAAAGATAAAATAATAATTTTAGAGCACTGGACTATTTCTTCCAGTAAAACTGCGGATTCACTCCTGAAATTCACGCCTTCACTCGGATTCGCTTTTTGGAACCATAATATATTGGCATCTTCACCACCCTATATCTATGAGTCCTATTTTAATTTAAACAAATGAATAATCTGCCTTTCAAAAGAAATTCAGCATTAGCAAGCTTTGGTTTCTTTTCTATTTTCATTCTCAATTCTTGTCAGCTGCTCAGTCCTCTAGGCTTAGGTAAAAAGAAAGATGTTGTCGCTGATTCCACAAAAAAGGATTCTGCTTTAGTTTACGACAAGTTTCTAAAAAATGCCAAAATTGATAGCGGAATTTTTAATGTGATTAATAAAGAGAAAGATTTCTTTTTCGAAATACCGGTTGAGAAACTGGACAAAGACTTTTTGTTGATCAATAAAATCTCTTCTGTGCCTTTAGCTTTGAATGAAGCTGGCTTAAATAAAGGCATGAATTATGAAAATAAAGTAATACGTTTCTCCCTAAAAAAAGCACGTAAAGAGATTTGGGCAAGTGAAATTAAACCTCAGGTAGAAGTACCTAAAGAAGATGCGATAGCACGCTCAGTCGCCGATAATTTTACAGCATCGTTTATTGAATCATTCAAAATTGAAGGCTATAATAAAGATTCATCGTCAGTAATTATCAAGATAAATAAAGTATTTGATGGAACTGAAAAAAGTTTCAACGATGTATTTACCAATATTGGATTAGGTACTGCTCCTAAAACAGCATTATCATTGATCGATCAGATGAAATCATTTGATAA
This region includes:
- a CDS encoding sensor histidine kinase, which codes for MSFEKSQLVQKEFDDFDCVFHLMGLAADEGQQKFMNKLIDQDSVRQFLIAYTYWRSDGLNFSKSLEWYADPKAVDPVIKSTALPEDFRKTKFIKSEKGMYLHVYVPTDEGILQLTLDLHKLNAYFWAGNPGTRAYFEVYDANGICLIYPDEKQIGKKRIKSWKQYPVKNNLVMSDYILMEVLLDEYKFKGTFENNRLFVNVLLMLTEDDVRDISNKTFLLGAIGIATMLFFMFLLDIQNRKAKRLRLKNLEYQKEDALLRFENLKRKVDPHFLFNALGSLQQLIGKDPAQAKVFVGKMAKVYRKFLSGDESGLATIREELALAEEYFFMQKIRFGDTLSPLKINVTPEVISLFIPKFSLQILIENAIKHNELRKEQPLSITIEEQEGRLVVRNTVLFKNPDMDAAGYGTKMIAHVYDFYQVQGFEIQYHDADFIVYLPFIHIDSR